CAAGGGTGATATCAGTTATTGCAAACATTACTATGACTAACCCTCAACCTCTACTGCCACAACCCGAACTAGAAAGAGCAGGAATTACATTTGAGCAGTATGAAGAATGGCTCTCCCAGAGTAACTATGGTAAAATAATATAAATAATTAAATAAATCTTAGATAATTTAGATTTTTTAATAGAGCAAACCCAAGCTATAAATAGAATTCTAGACTAATTAAATAATATAAAAATTCAAAAATATTGATATTAAAACCTTTGTTTTAATAAATATGCCATCTAATCCCTTACTTCATTTCATTACTAAAGTTATTAATCTTGAAGATGTCAAGGTTATTAATTACCATTTTCTTACAGATGATGAAATAGTAATAGAAATTGAAAATAAGCTGAAAGTTGCTAAATGCCCTCACTGTGGAAATACCTCCGATAAAATCCATCAAAATCATTGGTATAGAGTCAGAGATATACCCCTAAGCGATTATCAAGTATTGTTAAAAGTAAATCGTCGTCAGTTGAAATGTCAAAAATGTCAGAAAGTATTCAGTGAAGAGTTAGATTTTATCAAAGCCAGAAGAACTTATACAAAAAGACTGGCGATGAAAGTAATTAAGGAAGTATTAGAAACTAATGTAAAAAGTGCAGCCATCAGAAATAGAATGACAACCTCTGAGGTGGAAACAGTATTAAAATAACTGGAAGTTGATTTACTCACAGAAAAACCTAATAAGTTAAAAAAGTTGGGGATAGATGAAATCACCCAGTTAAAAGGAGGAAAAAATTATGCGGCAGTTCTGGTGGACTTAGAAACAAAAAAACCAATAGCATTATTGGAGAAAAGAAATAAAGCAGTAATAGCAGAATACTTATCTAGTCTAGGTTTAGAGATTTTAACCCAAATAGAAGAAGTTAGCATAGATTTATGGATACCATATAAAAGTTTAATCCAAGAAATGATGCCAAATGCTCAAATAGTAGCCGATAGATTCCATGTCATGAAACAAATAAACGAGGAGTTAGATCAAAAGAGAAAGAAAGCAAAAAGAGCAGCAGAAAAAATTAAAAATAAGAAAGAGAGAGAAAGTACATTAGCGGGGTTGACTCATAGTAAATACCCTTTATTAAAGAAAAAAGAAAACCTTAACTCCGAGGAAAAGGCGAAGATAGAATCAGTGGAGAAAGTTGCCCCTGAGCTAGGAAAAATGTATTGAATGAAAGAAGGACTTAGAGATATATTTGACAGTCAAATAACCAGTGATGAAGCCTTATATAAATTCCGAGAATGGACAGAAACAGCTTATAAATACTTCCCGAAAAGTTGTCGAACAATAAGTAGATGGATAGATGAGATTCTCGCTTATTTTGATAGCCGAACTACTCAAGGAGTTGTTGAAGGAATTAATCAAAAGATTAAGCTGATTAAAAGAAGAGCTTATGGTTTAACTAACTTTGATAATTTTAGAAGAAGAATTTTACTCAATTGGTATTTCTGCTACTAATTTATCATATCTAATCTGGGAGAGCCACAAAAGTTAGCGGTTTAACATACAGCCAAATTGACTTTGCTACTGGAGAGTTCCGTTTTAACACAGATGCTGTTACATTTGGCTTACAAGGCTTGCCAGTAGGCGAAGTAGTGTTGTTTGGTAAAGGCAGTAATAAATTGTTTGGCACAAATAACGCTACTGGAGTAATTGACTTCCTCTCCTCAAAAGGGACTGCTACAAATATTTTTACTATTACTAGTGGCGAAGG
This region of Nostoc sp. UHCC 0302 genomic DNA includes:
- a CDS encoding transposase family protein: MPSNPLLHFITKVINLEDVKVINYHFLTDDEIVIEIENKLKVAKCPHCGNTSDKIHQNHWYRVRDIPLSDYQVLLKVNRRQLKCQKCQKVFSEELDFIKARRTYTKRLAMKVIKEVLETNVKSAAIRNRMTTSEVETVLK